One part of the Lotus japonicus ecotype B-129 chromosome 2, LjGifu_v1.2 genome encodes these proteins:
- the LOC130735542 gene encoding double-stranded RNA-binding protein 4-like isoform X1, whose translation MGPKPLNKTGKGVPDLVMHKNQLQEHVQKCGWPLPVYEIHNEGFAHAPKFRSTLWVNGKEYKSRLTYPHKKDAEQDAAELALKSLVSNENKKNEEHCKILPDLMQSKSVLYEYAVKMNLKSPQYRTTQQGQLHPVYVSTLLFNGESYPGKVGKSKKEAEQLVAFVAIESLLESSSCGYLHRIIKSKVRMQEGSSKPVIDIPPPSANISGLDSTVNKRKLGTVNPGSKKLKREDGWHILNTKEQRTK comes from the exons atgggACCAAAACCACTCAACAAAACAGGTAAAG GAGTACCAGATTTAGTGATGCACAAGAACCAACTACAAGAGCATGTTCAGAAATGTGGTTGGCCATTGCCAGTTTATGAAATACACAATGAAGGATTTGCTCATGCTCCAAAGTTCAGGTCTACTCTATGGGTGAATGGAAAAGAGTACAAGTCCAGGCTCACATATCCCCATAAAAAAGATGCAGAACAAGATGCTGCAGAGCTGGCTCTTAAAAGCCTTGTtagtaatgaaaataagaagaATGAGGAGCATTGCAAGATTCTTCCT GATCTAATGCAGAGCAAATCAGTCCTGTATGAATATGCTGTGAAAATGAACCTGAAAAGCCCCCAATACAGAACCACTCAACAAGGACAGTTGCATCCAGTTTATGTCTCCACATTACTGTTTAATGGGGAAAGTTACCCTGGAAAAGTTGGCAAAAGCAAAAAGGAGGCAGAACAACTTGTAGCATTTGTTGCTATCGAATCCCTTCTTG AATCTAGTTCTTGTGGTTATCTTCATCGAATAATTAAGTCCAAAGTCAGAATGCAAG AAGGTTCTTCAAAGCCGGTGATTGATATTCCT CCCCCATCTGCGAACATTAGTGGACTGGACTCAACTGTTAATAAGCGAAAACTTGGCACTGTTAACCCTGGAAGTAAGAAACTAAAAAGGGAAGATG GATGGCACATTTTAAACACGAAAGAACAAAGGACAAAATGA
- the LOC130735542 gene encoding double-stranded RNA-binding protein 4-like isoform X2 — protein sequence MHKNQLQEHVQKCGWPLPVYEIHNEGFAHAPKFRSTLWVNGKEYKSRLTYPHKKDAEQDAAELALKSLVSNENKKNEEHCKILPDLMQSKSVLYEYAVKMNLKSPQYRTTQQGQLHPVYVSTLLFNGESYPGKVGKSKKEAEQLVAFVAIESLLESSSCGYLHRIIKSKVRMQEGSSKPVIDIPPPSANISGLDSTVNKRKLGTVNPGSKKLKREDGWHILNTKEQRTK from the exons ATGCACAAGAACCAACTACAAGAGCATGTTCAGAAATGTGGTTGGCCATTGCCAGTTTATGAAATACACAATGAAGGATTTGCTCATGCTCCAAAGTTCAGGTCTACTCTATGGGTGAATGGAAAAGAGTACAAGTCCAGGCTCACATATCCCCATAAAAAAGATGCAGAACAAGATGCTGCAGAGCTGGCTCTTAAAAGCCTTGTtagtaatgaaaataagaagaATGAGGAGCATTGCAAGATTCTTCCT GATCTAATGCAGAGCAAATCAGTCCTGTATGAATATGCTGTGAAAATGAACCTGAAAAGCCCCCAATACAGAACCACTCAACAAGGACAGTTGCATCCAGTTTATGTCTCCACATTACTGTTTAATGGGGAAAGTTACCCTGGAAAAGTTGGCAAAAGCAAAAAGGAGGCAGAACAACTTGTAGCATTTGTTGCTATCGAATCCCTTCTTG AATCTAGTTCTTGTGGTTATCTTCATCGAATAATTAAGTCCAAAGTCAGAATGCAAG AAGGTTCTTCAAAGCCGGTGATTGATATTCCT CCCCCATCTGCGAACATTAGTGGACTGGACTCAACTGTTAATAAGCGAAAACTTGGCACTGTTAACCCTGGAAGTAAGAAACTAAAAAGGGAAGATG GATGGCACATTTTAAACACGAAAGAACAAAGGACAAAATGA